In Candidatus Margulisiibacteriota bacterium, the following proteins share a genomic window:
- a CDS encoding M13 family metallopeptidase, with the protein MNNKALDLNNLDTSVKPGADFYRYAIGNWQKNNPIPAEYSSWGSFVILGEENLITLREIMETGKGQVGDFYASGMDEKKIEKAGIKPLADELARIEAINDLKGLTLAVAHLHQYSADPLFHIFVGPDYANSDLNIAELYQGGLNLPDRDYYLKDDKYSKEIRAKYQQYVTKMFMLMGAVKAEAEAKAKVVLKIETGLAKISRDKVALRDPRKNYNPLSLKTLAKLANKFDWPLYFQTIGLKKPGKINVGQPEFFAGLNQLMATVTIADWRTYLTFTLVNDNAEFLSSAFVNEEFNFYGRTLNGNKVLMPRWKRVVGTVNAYLDQAVGRLFVKERFSPQAKSRAGEMVRNIRAAFKKRLAALDWMTDKTKKEAFKKLAAMTFKIGYPGKWREYKFKVERGEYLANVFRGNYFDFHYELNKVGKKVDRNEWGMPVQIVNAGYMPTRNEMLFPAGILQPPFFNAAADDPVNYGAIGMVIAHEMTHGFDDQGRKFDKRGNLKDWWTKQDEVNFKAKAKAVVEQAEAFEQFPGMPLNGELTLGENIADLGGVSISHDALQFALGKKKQPLLDGLTPERRFFLSYAEVWKTNMRDERAKLLVKVDPHAPAKYRVNGPLSNLPEFYAAFNIASNEAMFRPEAKRAKVW; encoded by the coding sequence ATGAATAATAAAGCTCTCGATCTTAATAACCTCGACACCTCCGTTAAACCGGGGGCCGATTTTTATCGCTATGCCATCGGCAACTGGCAGAAAAACAACCCGATCCCGGCCGAGTACAGCAGTTGGGGGAGCTTTGTCATCCTGGGAGAAGAGAACCTTATAACCCTGCGGGAGATTATGGAGACGGGCAAAGGACAAGTCGGCGATTTCTACGCCAGCGGGATGGACGAGAAAAAGATCGAAAAGGCGGGGATCAAGCCGCTGGCCGATGAACTCGCCCGGATCGAAGCGATCAATGATCTGAAGGGATTAACTCTGGCGGTGGCGCATCTCCACCAGTACAGCGCCGATCCGCTCTTCCATATCTTTGTTGGTCCCGATTATGCCAATAGCGATCTCAATATTGCCGAATTATACCAAGGAGGACTCAATCTCCCTGACCGGGACTACTACCTCAAAGATGATAAATACTCGAAAGAAATTCGGGCCAAATACCAGCAGTACGTGACTAAGATGTTTATGTTAATGGGAGCGGTAAAGGCGGAGGCAGAGGCGAAAGCCAAGGTGGTCTTGAAGATCGAAACCGGTTTGGCGAAGATCTCCCGTGATAAAGTCGCCCTCCGCGATCCCCGGAAAAACTACAACCCGCTCTCGTTAAAGACCCTGGCGAAGCTCGCTAATAAGTTCGATTGGCCCCTCTATTTTCAGACGATCGGCCTGAAAAAACCGGGGAAGATCAATGTCGGCCAGCCGGAATTTTTTGCCGGGCTCAATCAGCTTATGGCGACGGTCACGATTGCCGACTGGCGGACCTATTTAACCTTCACCCTGGTCAACGATAACGCCGAGTTCTTGAGCTCGGCATTTGTTAATGAAGAGTTTAACTTTTACGGCCGGACCCTGAACGGCAACAAGGTCCTGATGCCCCGCTGGAAACGGGTGGTGGGGACGGTCAACGCCTATCTCGATCAGGCGGTTGGCCGCTTGTTTGTGAAAGAGCGGTTTTCTCCCCAGGCTAAGAGCCGGGCGGGAGAGATGGTGCGCAACATCCGGGCCGCTTTTAAGAAACGGCTGGCGGCTCTCGATTGGATGACCGATAAAACTAAAAAAGAGGCCTTTAAGAAGTTGGCGGCGATGACCTTTAAGATCGGCTATCCGGGGAAATGGCGGGAATACAAGTTTAAAGTTGAGCGGGGAGAATACCTGGCCAATGTTTTCCGGGGAAATTATTTCGATTTTCATTACGAGCTGAATAAGGTGGGGAAGAAGGTTGACCGCAACGAGTGGGGGATGCCGGTCCAGATCGTTAATGCCGGTTACATGCCAACTCGTAACGAGATGCTTTTCCCGGCCGGGATCCTCCAACCCCCGTTCTTTAACGCCGCGGCCGACGATCCGGTCAATTACGGTGCGATCGGGATGGTGATCGCCCACGAAATGACCCACGGCTTTGACGACCAGGGGAGGAAGTTTGATAAGCGGGGGAACCTGAAGGATTGGTGGACCAAGCAGGACGAGGTTAATTTTAAGGCCAAGGCGAAGGCGGTTGTCGAGCAGGCCGAAGCTTTTGAACAATTCCCCGGAATGCCGCTCAACGGGGAGCTGACTTTAGGTGAGAATATAGCTGACCTTGGCGGGGTGAGCATTTCCCATGATGCCCTCCAGTTTGCTTTAGGGAAGAAAAAACAACCGCTCCTCGACGGTCTGACCCCGGAACGGCGCTTTTTCTTGTCATATGCCGAGGTCTGGAAGACCAATATGCGCGACGAGCGGGCCAAGCTTTTAGTGAAGGTCGATCCCCATGCCCCGGCGAAATACCGGGTCAACGGCCCCTTAAGCAATCTCCCAGAATTCTACGCCGCCTTCAATATCGCCTCGAATGAAGCGATGTTCCGTCCGGAAGCGAAACGGGCCAAGGTTTGGTAG
- a CDS encoding radical SAM protein, whose product MLPEAKIIVGGPAVNTCANLKDLATFFPAGTALVKGDGEKALPILVSALIGQTVDQAAIMELRGTYVKAGNFEHWDERPNILSVEELNAQPALVGYPELVAEIKMVGALRLNTRRGCRYRCVFCSHKYHLQPIAWTAERIVQELKRIDLMVKKGILPPAAREVTFDDDDFFQDRARAVSFLRAVAADPALSHSFRFDFQGGVGSFFRRGKLDKQLLDLLAAVKPLSVKIGTDGFHPAVLKYLGKGGYTFEMAEKLMQALDRRGIKQVHYSILTFPDITLDILIDQLENIKRTMRQFKTMSLSVNVNLSAFENSRLAALIDPRNCHKVVSPAGAVKQLPVNLPIVDARLNKLLNEILGSSYFSVRDLKRFMRVCGKGHNLGIAKLLKARRRLPEKLSIYEAISRFYPSIIYMTALGLFLDGLKAARDQNR is encoded by the coding sequence TTGCTCCCCGAGGCCAAGATCATTGTCGGGGGCCCGGCGGTCAACACCTGCGCCAACTTAAAAGACCTGGCGACATTTTTTCCGGCAGGGACTGCCCTGGTCAAAGGGGACGGCGAAAAAGCGCTCCCCATTTTGGTCTCCGCCCTGATCGGCCAAACTGTCGACCAAGCGGCGATCATGGAACTGCGCGGCACCTACGTCAAAGCCGGGAATTTCGAGCATTGGGACGAACGGCCAAACATATTGAGCGTCGAGGAGCTCAATGCCCAGCCAGCGCTAGTCGGCTATCCGGAACTGGTCGCTGAAATAAAAATGGTCGGCGCCCTGCGGCTCAACACCAGGCGCGGCTGCCGCTACCGCTGCGTATTCTGCTCGCACAAGTATCACCTCCAGCCGATCGCCTGGACGGCGGAGCGGATCGTCCAGGAACTCAAACGGATCGACCTGATGGTTAAAAAAGGGATCCTCCCGCCCGCCGCCAGAGAGGTGACCTTCGACGACGACGATTTCTTCCAGGACCGCGCCCGGGCGGTCTCTTTCCTGCGGGCGGTCGCCGCCGACCCGGCCCTGTCGCACTCTTTCCGCTTCGATTTCCAGGGAGGCGTCGGCTCTTTTTTCCGGCGCGGCAAACTGGATAAACAACTGCTCGATCTGCTGGCCGCCGTTAAGCCATTGAGCGTCAAGATCGGGACCGACGGCTTCCATCCCGCCGTCTTAAAATATTTAGGCAAGGGAGGCTACACCTTTGAGATGGCGGAAAAACTGATGCAGGCTCTCGACCGCCGCGGCATAAAACAGGTCCATTACTCCATCCTGACCTTTCCGGATATCACGCTCGATATTCTGATCGACCAGTTGGAAAACATTAAGCGAACTATGCGGCAATTCAAAACGATGTCGCTTTCCGTAAACGTCAATCTCTCCGCCTTTGAGAACAGCCGCCTTGCCGCCTTGATCGATCCGCGCAACTGTCATAAGGTCGTCAGTCCCGCCGGCGCGGTGAAACAATTGCCGGTAAATCTGCCAATCGTCGACGCTCGGTTAAATAAATTGTTAAATGAAATCCTGGGCAGCAGCTACTTCTCTGTCCGCGATCTCAAAAGATTCATGCGGGTTTGCGGGAAAGGCCATAACCTCGGCATAGCAAAACTGCTCAAAGCGCGGCGCCGCCTGCCGGAAAAACTTTCGATTTACGAGGCAATTAGCCGGTTTTATCCGTCGATTATTTACATGACCGCGCTCGGCCTTTTTTTGGATGGGCTGAAGGCGGCCAGGGACCAAAATCGTTGA
- a CDS encoding Rrf2 family transcriptional regulator yields MKITFKGDYALKAVLDLSAHFGTAQRIEEIAKRQDIPVKFLEQILLSLKKGGFVRSLRGRSGGYELARSPEKITLGQVIRYVEGPIEPISCVLKKGRTRCDFADRCALYDVFDEIGVYLAKKVDSLTFAELRDRQKKKEIQGKKYLDYSI; encoded by the coding sequence ATGAAGATAACGTTTAAAGGTGATTACGCGCTAAAGGCGGTCCTGGACTTGAGCGCCCATTTTGGTACGGCCCAGCGGATCGAGGAGATCGCCAAGCGGCAGGATATCCCGGTGAAATTTCTGGAGCAGATCCTCCTTTCATTAAAGAAGGGGGGCTTTGTCCGTAGCCTCCGGGGGCGGAGCGGCGGGTATGAACTAGCCCGTTCGCCGGAGAAGATCACCCTCGGGCAGGTTATTCGTTACGTGGAGGGACCGATCGAGCCGATCAGCTGTGTTTTGAAAAAGGGTAGGACCCGCTGTGACTTTGCCGACCGCTGCGCCCTGTACGATGTCTTTGACGAGATCGGCGTCTATCTGGCCAAGAAGGTCGATTCGCTGACCTTCGCCGAACTGCGCGACCGGCAAAAGAAGAAAGAGATCCAGGGGAAGAAGTACCTGGATTATTCAATATAA
- the cysK gene encoding cysteine synthase A translates to MTKIANSIVELVGGTPLLKLNRFAADVPATILAKLEFFNPASSVKDRIGAAMIEAGEKAGKIKKGTVIIEPTSGNTGIALAWVCAAKGYKLILTMPETMSVERRSLLKFLGAEIVLTEGAKGMKGAIEKAQELAKEHKNAYIPQQFENPANPEIHRKTTAEEIWRDSGGQVDIFVAGVGTGGTITGVGEFLKKKNKNIKVIAVEPSDSPVLSGGQPGPHKIQGIGAGFVPSVLNRSIIDEIVKVTNDEAFEASRTIARTDGILVGISSGAALHAAKTMAARPENKGKTIIALLPDAAERYISTLLFPKE, encoded by the coding sequence ATGACTAAGATTGCAAATAGTATCGTTGAGTTGGTTGGCGGGACCCCATTATTGAAGTTGAACAGGTTCGCGGCCGATGTCCCGGCGACGATCCTGGCCAAGCTGGAGTTCTTTAATCCGGCAAGTTCGGTGAAGGACCGGATCGGCGCGGCGATGATCGAAGCGGGGGAGAAGGCCGGTAAGATCAAAAAGGGGACGGTGATCATCGAGCCGACTTCCGGCAACACCGGGATCGCTTTAGCCTGGGTCTGCGCCGCGAAAGGATACAAACTGATCTTAACGATGCCCGAAACGATGAGCGTGGAGCGCCGCAGTCTCCTTAAATTCCTCGGCGCCGAGATCGTCCTGACCGAAGGAGCCAAAGGGATGAAAGGGGCGATCGAGAAAGCCCAGGAGCTGGCCAAAGAACATAAGAACGCCTATATTCCCCAGCAGTTCGAAAATCCGGCCAATCCGGAAATCCACCGGAAGACAACGGCGGAAGAGATCTGGCGCGACAGCGGCGGCCAAGTCGATATTTTTGTGGCCGGGGTCGGGACCGGCGGGACGATCACCGGAGTCGGTGAATTTTTAAAAAAGAAGAATAAAAATATTAAAGTGATCGCGGTCGAGCCGTCCGATTCGCCGGTCTTAAGCGGCGGCCAGCCCGGTCCCCACAAGATCCAGGGGATTGGCGCCGGTTTTGTCCCGAGTGTCCTTAACCGGTCGATTATTGACGAGATCGTTAAAGTGACCAATGACGAAGCCTTTGAGGCTTCCCGGACGATCGCCAGGACCGATGGAATCCTCGTCGGGATCTCCAGCGGCGCCGCTTTGCACGCCGCTAAAACCATGGCCGCCAGGCCAGAGAATAAAGGAAAGACTATTATTGCTCTGCTCCCTGACGCGGCCGAAAGATACATTAGCACGTTACTGTTCCCGAAAGAATAA
- a CDS encoding homocysteine synthase: MTHKDETILLHAGQVVDSDTGSRAVPIYQTTSYVFKDSEHAANLFGLKEFGNIYTRLMNPTTDVLEKRIAALDGGVAALAVASGQSAITLSILNIAKAGDEIVSADNLYGGTYTLFAHTFAKFGIKVTFVDSSDPENFRKAITPKTKAIYAETIGNPKLNVTDLEKLAKVAHDNGIPLIVDNTATPYLVKPIAYGADIVVYSATKFIGGHGTSLGGLIVDSGKFNWENGKFPLITEPDPSYHGLKFVDALRPLGNIAYIIKARVTLLRDLGPALSPFNSFLLIQGLETLHLRIERHSQNALAVAKFLEKHPKVDWVNYPGLDSSKDKPLADKYLRRGAGAIIGFGIKGGLEAGKKFINNVKLLSHLANIGDAKSLVIHPASTTHSQLSEKEQLATGVTPDFIRLSIGIENVDDIIADIDQALNQA, encoded by the coding sequence ATGACGCATAAAGACGAGACCATCTTATTGCACGCCGGACAGGTCGTTGATTCCGACACCGGGTCGCGGGCGGTCCCAATTTATCAGACGACTTCGTATGTTTTCAAGGACAGCGAACATGCGGCCAATCTTTTTGGGCTGAAGGAGTTCGGCAACATTTATACCCGGCTGATGAACCCGACGACCGACGTTCTGGAAAAACGGATCGCGGCGCTTGACGGCGGCGTGGCCGCGCTAGCCGTCGCTTCCGGCCAGTCGGCGATCACTCTCTCGATCCTGAACATCGCCAAAGCGGGGGACGAAATCGTTTCGGCCGACAATCTTTACGGCGGGACCTACACTTTGTTCGCCCACACCTTTGCCAAATTCGGGATCAAGGTGACCTTTGTCGATTCGTCCGACCCGGAGAATTTCCGGAAAGCGATCACTCCGAAGACTAAGGCGATCTACGCCGAAACGATCGGCAACCCGAAGCTGAACGTGACCGATCTGGAGAAACTGGCCAAAGTTGCCCACGACAACGGGATCCCGCTGATCGTTGACAACACCGCGACTCCGTACCTGGTAAAACCAATCGCTTATGGGGCCGACATCGTCGTTTATTCGGCGACCAAGTTTATCGGCGGACACGGGACCTCGCTCGGCGGTTTGATCGTCGACTCCGGCAAGTTCAATTGGGAGAACGGAAAGTTCCCGCTGATCACCGAGCCCGACCCGAGCTACCACGGTTTGAAGTTTGTCGATGCTCTCCGGCCGCTGGGGAATATCGCTTACATTATTAAGGCGCGGGTGACCTTGCTCCGCGATCTTGGACCGGCCCTCTCGCCGTTCAATTCTTTCCTCTTGATCCAAGGGTTGGAGACTTTGCATTTACGGATCGAACGCCATTCCCAGAACGCCTTAGCGGTCGCGAAATTTCTGGAAAAACACCCGAAAGTGGATTGGGTCAATTATCCCGGTCTTGATTCCAGCAAGGACAAGCCGCTGGCCGACAAATATTTGCGCCGGGGGGCGGGGGCAATCATTGGTTTCGGCATCAAGGGGGGGCTGGAAGCCGGGAAAAAGTTCATTAATAATGTGAAGCTTCTTTCGCACTTAGCTAACATTGGCGATGCCAAGTCGCTGGTCATCCATCCCGCTTCGACGACCCATTCCCAGTTGAGCGAGAAAGAACAGCTCGCGACCGGCGTGACGCCCGACTTTATCCGCTTATCGATCGGCATTGAGAATGTTGATGATATAATAGCGGATATCGACCAGGCCCTGAACCAAGCGTAG
- a CDS encoding homoserine O-acetyltransferase, which yields MSLESGEKLGPVTVAYEAYGSLNDDKSNAILIFHALSGDAHVAGRHSPEDKKPGWWDNMVGSGKAFDTDKYFVLCANVLGGCTGSTGPSSVNSKTSKPYGLAFPLITVKDMVNCQLKLLDYLGIRTLLAATGGSMGGMLALQLAVSAPDRVKNIIGVATSAHVSAQNIAFNEVGRRAIISDPHWYGGSYYDKTPPNDGLTIARMIGHITYLSDKTMREKFGRKVQPGKGFAAKFGDPQFEVESYLKYKGTTFTERFDANSYLYITKAIDLFNLEDEGGGSLVEAFKKATSRFLLIHFTSDWLFPEYQALEVVDALKETANVSYRVIDSSYGHDAFLLEEEALTKTIVSFLEGAK from the coding sequence CTGTCACTGGAGAGCGGCGAGAAGCTCGGGCCGGTTACGGTCGCTTACGAGGCCTATGGTTCTCTAAACGACGATAAAAGTAACGCGATCCTGATCTTTCACGCCCTCTCCGGTGACGCCCACGTTGCCGGCCGCCATTCGCCCGAAGATAAAAAGCCGGGCTGGTGGGATAACATGGTCGGTTCCGGTAAAGCTTTTGACACGGATAAATATTTCGTGCTTTGCGCCAATGTCCTGGGGGGATGCACCGGTTCGACCGGCCCTTCGTCGGTTAATTCAAAGACTAGCAAGCCCTACGGTCTTGCTTTTCCTTTAATCACCGTCAAAGACATGGTCAATTGCCAGCTTAAACTGCTCGATTACCTGGGGATCAGAACGCTCCTGGCGGCGACCGGCGGCTCAATGGGGGGGATGCTCGCGCTGCAATTGGCGGTCAGTGCTCCGGACCGGGTCAAGAACATTATCGGCGTGGCGACCTCGGCTCACGTCTCGGCGCAGAACATCGCTTTCAATGAAGTTGGCCGGCGGGCAATTATTAGCGATCCTCACTGGTACGGCGGTTCATATTATGATAAAACGCCGCCAAACGATGGCTTGACCATCGCCCGGATGATCGGGCACATTACCTATCTAAGCGATAAGACGATGCGCGAGAAGTTCGGCCGTAAAGTCCAGCCGGGGAAGGGTTTCGCCGCCAAGTTTGGCGATCCCCAGTTCGAGGTTGAAAGCTATCTCAAGTACAAGGGGACGACCTTTACCGAACGGTTCGACGCCAACAGCTATCTTTACATCACCAAAGCGATCGACCTTTTTAACCTGGAAGACGAAGGCGGGGGCTCGCTGGTTGAAGCTTTCAAGAAGGCGACCAGCCGGTTCCTGCTTATTCATTTTACTTCCGACTGGCTCTTTCCGGAATACCAGGCGCTGGAAGTTGTCGACGCGCTGAAAGAGACGGCTAACGTTTCTTACCGGGTGATCGATTCCAGCTACGGGCACGACGCCTTCCTGCTGGAAGAAGAAGCCTTGACCAAGACGATCGTCAGTTTTCTTGAAGGAGCGAAATAA
- the metW gene encoding methionine biosynthesis protein MetW → MGYRTKIKPDYNIIESLIPAGAKVLDLGCGDGTLLSLLTERKKVQGMGVDIYADGLNACLKKGLPVLQLDLNKGLSIFKAGSFDYVVLNMTLQATYNPLQLIQEMVRVGRKAIVGFPNFGHWKLVLNLLLSERMPKNKTLPYEWYNTPNIRLMTIKDFRVLCRDNGIKIIGETYLGEDGEKIGGRLTSWRASEGIFLLSQ, encoded by the coding sequence ATGGGTTACCGGACCAAGATCAAACCCGATTACAATATCATCGAAAGCCTGATCCCGGCCGGGGCCAAGGTCCTCGATTTGGGGTGCGGCGACGGGACCCTTCTTTCCCTGCTGACCGAACGCAAAAAAGTGCAGGGGATGGGGGTCGATATTTACGCCGATGGTTTGAATGCCTGTCTTAAAAAGGGACTGCCGGTCCTCCAGCTCGACTTGAACAAGGGGCTCTCTATCTTTAAGGCCGGATCGTTCGATTATGTCGTCTTGAACATGACCTTGCAGGCAACTTATAATCCGTTGCAGTTGATCCAGGAGATGGTCCGGGTCGGCCGCAAAGCGATCGTCGGCTTTCCGAATTTCGGGCATTGGAAGCTGGTCCTGAATCTTTTGCTTAGCGAGCGGATGCCGAAAAACAAAACGCTCCCTTACGAGTGGTACAACACGCCCAACATTCGCCTGATGACGATCAAGGATTTCCGGGTCCTTTGCCGGGATAACGGGATCAAGATCATCGGCGAAACCTATCTGGGCGAAGATGGTGAAAAGATCGGCGGCCGCCTGACCAGTTGGCGCGCCTCCGAAGGGATTTTCCTCCTTTCCCAATAG
- the malQ gene encoding 4-alpha-glucanotransferase, translating to MPKRESGVLLHITSLPSAYGIGDLGPSAREFVDFLAESKQRYWQVLPLNPTNSACGNSPYSSFSSYAANPYLISPGLLLRDGLITREDIVPFPRHAEDKVDFEAVRLYKNRIFKLAFERFKVGRDKWTYDLFCSNNKHWLDDFALFVVLKDHFQGKMWNTWPKELRDRDHQALAEARRNFQEEIEREKFQQYLFFTQWEELKKYCAEKGVKIFGDIPIYVSFDSADVWTNPQLFKLDDDKNPTFVAGVPPDYFSQTGQRWGNPVYDWDKLRQTGYEWWIKRLTHNLALFDLIRIDHFRGLVGFWQIPAAEETAVNGSWVSVPAEDFFFRLTKHFKHLPVVAEDLGIITDDVRETMRRFGFWGMKVLLFAFGEENSHHPYLPHNFTPECVVYTGTHDNNTTRGWFDHEARHDEKERLARYLGRAVHGHEVNWDMIRLALESVAALAILPMQDLLGLGEKARMNKPGTPKGNWDWRMIPHQITPQLTLKLWKMTDEYGRG from the coding sequence ATGCCAAAAAGAGAGAGCGGAGTTCTGCTCCATATCACGTCGCTCCCGTCCGCCTACGGAATAGGGGACTTAGGCCCCAGCGCCCGCGAATTCGTCGATTTTCTGGCCGAGAGCAAACAGCGTTACTGGCAGGTCCTGCCGCTTAACCCGACCAATTCCGCTTGCGGCAATTCGCCGTACAGCAGTTTTTCCTCGTACGCGGCGAATCCGTATCTAATTAGCCCCGGGCTCCTCTTGCGCGACGGTTTGATCACCCGCGAAGATATTGTCCCGTTTCCCCGGCACGCCGAGGATAAGGTCGATTTTGAAGCGGTCCGGCTCTATAAGAACCGGATCTTCAAGCTGGCTTTTGAACGTTTTAAGGTTGGCCGCGATAAATGGACCTATGACCTTTTCTGTTCCAACAACAAGCATTGGCTTGATGATTTTGCTCTGTTCGTCGTCTTGAAAGATCATTTCCAGGGTAAAATGTGGAACACCTGGCCGAAAGAACTGCGCGACCGGGACCATCAGGCTTTAGCCGAAGCGCGGCGCAACTTCCAGGAAGAGATCGAGCGGGAAAAATTCCAACAATATCTCTTCTTTACCCAATGGGAAGAGTTGAAAAAGTACTGCGCGGAAAAAGGGGTCAAGATCTTCGGCGATATCCCGATCTACGTCAGCTTTGACAGCGCCGATGTCTGGACCAACCCCCAACTCTTCAAGCTTGATGACGATAAAAATCCGACCTTTGTAGCGGGCGTGCCGCCGGATTATTTCAGCCAGACCGGCCAACGCTGGGGAAACCCGGTCTATGATTGGGATAAGCTTCGGCAGACCGGTTATGAGTGGTGGATCAAGCGCTTAACGCATAATCTAGCCTTGTTTGACCTGATCCGGATCGATCACTTTCGCGGGCTGGTCGGTTTCTGGCAGATCCCGGCGGCCGAAGAGACCGCCGTCAACGGTTCCTGGGTGAGCGTTCCGGCCGAGGACTTTTTCTTCCGCCTGACCAAACATTTCAAACACCTGCCGGTCGTGGCCGAAGACCTGGGGATCATTACCGATGATGTTCGGGAGACGATGCGCCGCTTCGGTTTCTGGGGGATGAAGGTCCTCCTCTTTGCTTTTGGCGAAGAGAACTCCCATCATCCGTATCTCCCTCATAACTTTACGCCGGAGTGCGTTGTTTATACTGGGACTCATGATAACAACACTACGCGCGGCTGGTTCGACCACGAGGCGCGGCATGACGAAAAGGAGCGTCTGGCCCGTTATTTGGGCCGGGCGGTACACGGTCACGAGGTTAACTGGGATATGATCCGGCTGGCGCTGGAATCGGTCGCCGCGCTGGCAATCTTGCCGATGCAGGATCTTCTGGGATTAGGGGAGAAAGCGCGGATGAACAAGCCGGGGACCCCGAAGGGGAATTGGGATTGGCGGATGATCCCGCACCAAATCACCCCGCAATTAACCTTGAAGCTCTGGAAAATGACCGACGAATACGGCCGGGGCTAA
- a CDS encoding YajQ family cyclic di-GMP-binding protein — protein MAQDHTFDIVSKPNLQELDNAVQMAVKELANRFDFKGSVSSIEKQGDDKIVLISEDEFKLKNVVNILQEKLARRQLSLKFFEFGKIETALGGTVKQTIKIKNGIEQEQAKEITKLIKASGLKVQAQIQGDSVRVIAKKIDDLQAVMQKVNAANLPIALQFNNYR, from the coding sequence ATGGCACAAGACCATACCTTTGACATCGTCTCCAAACCGAACCTGCAGGAGCTCGATAACGCCGTGCAAATGGCGGTCAAGGAATTGGCCAACCGTTTCGATTTCAAAGGGAGCGTCAGCTCCATCGAGAAACAAGGGGACGACAAGATCGTTTTAATCTCGGAAGACGAGTTCAAATTGAAGAACGTCGTCAATATTTTGCAGGAAAAACTGGCCCGCCGTCAGCTCTCCCTCAAGTTTTTTGAGTTTGGTAAAATTGAGACGGCTCTCGGCGGGACAGTCAAACAAACGATCAAGATCAAAAACGGGATCGAGCAGGAGCAGGCCAAAGAGATCACTAAATTAATCAAAGCTTCAGGGTTAAAAGTTCAAGCGCAAATTCAGGGGGACAGCGTTAGGGTGATTGCCAAGAAAATCGATGATTTGCAAGCTGTCATGCAGAAGGTCAACGCCGCTAATTTACCGATCGCCCTTCAATTCAACAACTACCGCTAA
- a CDS encoding DJ-1/PfpI family protein, with protein sequence MKRIAALSLCFCALLIAGPVSAMGGPAPKDDYKLEILKVELVSGEATAEAGSSVEGKKVLLVVAPSKFDDKEFAAVKKTFEEAGLLVSVASTTKTAYGVFGAKVNCGLLKNAKAADYDALIFIGGPGVTVYNHSETATGLIAKAVKEDKVIGGLSLAPIALVNGGALGKGKKAAVSLYGKRALKGVGVNVTGRAVETDGKVVTGSGAEAAEEFAQAVITALQE encoded by the coding sequence ATGAAAAGAATTGCTGCGCTGTCTCTTTGTTTCTGTGCTTTGTTGATTGCCGGTCCGGTCTCCGCGATGGGCGGTCCCGCTCCCAAGGATGACTATAAGCTCGAGATCTTAAAAGTTGAGCTCGTCTCCGGAGAAGCGACCGCGGAAGCGGGTTCGTCCGTTGAAGGGAAAAAGGTCCTGCTCGTTGTCGCTCCCAGTAAATTTGACGATAAAGAATTTGCCGCGGTTAAAAAGACCTTTGAAGAGGCCGGCCTGCTGGTCTCCGTTGCCTCAACCACGAAAACCGCTTACGGCGTGTTTGGCGCTAAAGTCAATTGCGGGCTCCTGAAGAACGCCAAAGCGGCCGATTATGACGCCCTTATTTTCATCGGCGGACCAGGGGTAACCGTTTATAACCATAGCGAAACAGCGACCGGCCTGATCGCTAAAGCGGTCAAAGAAGATAAGGTCATCGGCGGCCTCTCCCTCGCCCCCATCGCCTTGGTGAACGGCGGCGCGCTCGGTAAAGGGAAGAAAGCGGCGGTTTCGCTTTACGGCAAGCGGGCGCTTAAAGGTGTCGGCGTTAACGTTACCGGCCGGGCGGTCGAAACTGATGGCAAGGTTGTAACCGGCAGCGGAGCTGAAGCGGCCGAAGAGTTCGCCCAAGCGGTCATCACGGCCCTTCAGGAGTAA
- the panD gene encoding aspartate 1-decarboxylase, with amino-acid sequence MLISVLKSKIHMATVTDTHPYYEGSIAIDKKLIKAAGLVPGEKVHVLNFDNSHRFETYVIEGRPGEISLRGPAAKLGHKGEKVVIIAYALATLKEAKALKAKIVKVNGRNEVK; translated from the coding sequence ATGCTGATTTCCGTTTTAAAATCAAAGATTCATATGGCGACCGTGACCGACACTCACCCCTATTACGAGGGGAGCATCGCCATCGACAAAAAGCTGATCAAAGCGGCCGGCCTGGTCCCGGGGGAAAAGGTCCACGTCCTTAATTTCGACAACAGCCACCGCTTCGAGACTTACGTGATCGAAGGCCGGCCGGGCGAGATCTCGCTCCGCGGTCCGGCCGCCAAGCTCGGACATAAGGGGGAAAAAGTCGTCATTATCGCCTACGCCCTGGCAACGCTAAAGGAAGCAAAGGCCTTGAAGGCCAAGATAGTAAAAGTAAACGGGAGGAATGAAGTAAAATGA